One region of Phragmites australis chromosome 18, lpPhrAust1.1, whole genome shotgun sequence genomic DNA includes:
- the LOC133899336 gene encoding uncharacterized protein LOC133899336, with amino-acid sequence MRVGGGEEAVPRRGGAVEEGEGSRRSVSSTSRGSGSSRGDSPLTSYVRTGGRPRTDLQPDKLLTSSSSSSSYASAASTEPQEEDAALKGLKDERWVHVRLQEPTKNAVPRSTGECQGQQHRQDAVLFHGRKERMQRPASLDFGCPVVSRPPTHSPGFLVSCVGAMNKGLGVSSHNRSDVLSSPGTPNYHQRGTTVVGYQQGCTSERVLPPSSGHRRHPGSLPYNSRRTLPSKWEDAERWIFSPNPSNALGRSVPQHWRPKSKSGPLGTPGRFSGAYSSVSSSATFLDSGRVGNITVNSPYLAGVLLPERVCRGSLHTGRDLSRASGEDSSNGRGGRSGQSIGGHPTKRSTRVSQQFESYQSLSTSHQSIIDGLIEITKDSTTSSTPIVVRKNVATQTSPDISRSSSPSMRPSFSGSLSVQQVKELESSFSKLEIRDVQMDDRVTLTRWSKKHVTRGSEKNSTNIIEWKKKTMESKSSAWEVTETEQSISKIEGEGAKITAWENMQKAEAEAAIQKLVIKLEKKRPYSLERIFNTLRSGHRKTQVVRSTSTANHDQQISRTIRRTSHLSKNGQMSSLSGCFTCHAF; translated from the exons ATGCGGGTTGGTGGCGGTGAG GAGGCGGTGCcgaggaggggaggggccgtggaggagggggagggaagCAGGCGCTCGGTGAGCTCGACGAGCCGTGGGAGCGGATCGTCTCGCGGCGACTCG CCTTTAACCAGCTACGTGCGCACGGGTGGCCGACCAAGGACAGATCTGCAGCCTGACAAGCTGCtcacttcctcctcctcctcctcctcctatg CTTCTGCAGCTTCCACAGAGCCTCAAGAGGAGGATGCGGCATTGAAGGGCTTGAAGGACGAGAGGTGGGTACATGTACGACTCCAAGAGCCGACCAAGAATGCAGTCCCCCGTTCCACTGGAG AATGCCAAGGTCAGCAGCATCGACAGGATGCTGTTCTTTTCCATGGTAGGAAGGAACGGATGCAACGGCCTGCCTCTCTTGATTTTGGTTGCCCTGTTGTTTCTAGACCCCCAACGCATTCTCCAGGGTTCTTAGTCAGTTGTGTGGGGGCGATGAACAAGGGATTGGGTGTATCATCACACAATAGGTCAGATGTGTTGTCTAGTCCAGGGACACCGAACTACCATCAGCGTGGAACAACAGTTGTTGGGTACCAGCAGGGGTGTACTTCTGAAAGAGTGCTCCCACCTTCAAGTGGCCATAGAAGGCATCCAGGAAGTTTACCTTATAACAGTAGGAGGACACTCCCCTCAAAATGGGAGGATGCAGAGAGGTGGATCTTTAGTCCAAACCCCAGCAATGCTCTCGGGAGGTCAGTCCCGCAACATTGGAGACCAAAATCCAAAAGTGGACCTCTTGGAACTCCTGGAAGATTTAGTGGAGCATACTCATCTGTTTCGTCGTCGGCAACTTTCCTTGACAGTGGTAGAGTTGGAAATATTACAGTGAACTCACCTTACTTGGCCGGAGTCTTGCTACCTGAGCGTGTTTGTAGGGGTAGTTTGCACACAGGAAGGGATCTAAGCAGAGCATCGGGTGAGGATAGCAGCAATGGACGAGGAGGCAGGTCTGGTCAATCGATTGGTGGGCATCCTACTAAGAGGTCTACCAGGGTTTCCCAGCAATTTGAGTCATACCAGTCATTGTCTACTTCCCATCAATCTATTATAG ATGGACTTATTGAAATCACGAAGGATTCTACCACTAGCAGCACCCCTATAGTTGTGAGGAAGAATGTGGCAACACAAACAAGCCCTGATATAAGCAGATCATCTTCTCCCAGCATGAGGCCTTCATTTTCAGGTTCACTATCGGTGCAACAAGTCAAAGAGCTGGAGAGTAGTTTCTCTAAGCTTGAGATCAGGGATGTGCAGATGGATGATCGGGTGACTCTGACTAGGTGGTCCAAGAAACATGTCACACGAGGCTCTGAAAAGAACTCAACAAATATTATAGAATGGAAAAAAAAGACAATGGAATCTAAATCTTCTGCCTGGGAAGTAACAGAAACTGAGCAGAGTATATCAAA GATTGAGGGAGAGGGTGCAAAAATTACTGCATGGGAGAATATGCAAAaggcagaagcagaagcagcgATACAAAAGCTTGTG ATAAAACTTGAAAAGAAACGACCGTACTCTCTGGAGAGGATTTTCAACACCCTCAGGTCTGGTCATAGGAAAACACAGGTGGTACGCAGTACATCAACTGCCAATCATGATCAGCAGATTTCAAGGACTATCAGACGGACATCACACCTAAGCAAGAATGGTCAAATGAGTTCGTTGAGTGGCTGCTTCACATGCCATGCTTTCTAG
- the LOC133899096 gene encoding bZIP transcription factor TRAB1-like, which translates to MDLKDGDRSGAGAAGALSRQGSIYSLTFDEFQSTLGGMGGGLSKDFGSMNMDELLRSIWTAEESQAMASASAAPGEERALQRQGSLTLPRTLSVKTVDEVWRDFVREPPPEVAGAGAGEPQPSRQPTLGEMTLEEFLVKAGVVRENPAAAVAAAAVPALPVAPRPIQAVNNGSSIFFGNFGGANDTGAGAMGFAPVGMGDPAMGNGLMPGVAGMAGAAVTVSPLDTTVAQLDSVDKGNGDLSSPMAPVLYPFEGVIRGRRSSGGVEKVVERRQKRMIKNRESAARSRARKQAYTMELEAEVQKLKELNAELQKKQEEIMEMQKNQVLEVISNPYAQKKRYLQRTLTGPW; encoded by the exons ATGGATCTGAAGGACGGCGACCGGAGTGGGGCGGGGGCAGCCGGGGCGCTGTCTAGGCAGGGGTCGATCTACTCGCTGACGTTCGACGAGTTCCAGAGCACGCTCGGCGGGATGGGGGGAGGGCTCAGCAAGGACTTCGGCTCCATGAACATGGACGAGCTGCTGAGGAGCATCTGGACCGCGGAGGAGAGCCAGGCCATGGCGTCGGCGTCCGCGGCGCCCGGCGAGGAGAGGGCGCTGCAGAGGCAGGGCTCCCTCACCCTGCCCCGCACGCTAAGCGTCAAGACGGTGGACGAGGTCTGGCGGGACTTCGTGCGCGAGCCGCCGCCGGAAGTTGCCGGCGCTGGCGCCGGGGAGCCGCAGCCCAGCAGGCAGCCAACCCTCGGGGAGATGACGCTGGAGGAGTTCCTGGTCAAGGCCGGGGTCGTCCGGGAGAaccccgccgccgcggtggctgCGGCTGCGGTCCCCGCGCTGCCGGTGGCTCCGCGGCCGATTCAGGCGGTCAATAATGGCTCCTCTATCTTTTTCGGGAACTTTGGGGGAGCCAATGACACCGGGGCGGGTGCGATGGGGTTTGCGCCGGTGGGGATGGGGGATCCGGCCATGGGAAATGGGCTGATGCCTGGGGTAGCAGGGATGGCAGGTGCTGCGGTCACTGTGAGTCCGCTGGATACGACGGTGGCCCAGCTGGATTCTGTGGACAAGGGGAATGGGGACCTGTCGTCGCCGATGGCACCGGTGCTGTACCCCTTTGAGGGGGTGATTAGGGGGAGAAGGAGCAGTGGTGGTGTGGAGAAGGTGGTGGAGCGGCGGCAGAAGAGGATGATCAAGAACAGGGAGTCGGCGGCTAGATCCCGTGCCCGGAAGCAG GCATATACAATGGAGTTGGAAGCTGAAGTTCAGAAACTTAAGGAACTGAACGCAGAATTGCAAAAGAAACAG